The Haloimpatiens sp. FM7315 genomic interval GAATCAGTACTTACAGTTCTTATTTCAAGCTCTAAGTCCATAATTAATTTATTCCTAAGGCTTATTAAGGTGTCTTTTCCCCCTATGTTAAGATAGTTGTCGTAGGAGATAATGTATGATATTCTCGAACAAAGAGGAGAGATGTACCTATGACAAAAGGCAATGGTATAAATAAGAGATATAGTAAATTGGAAAAAGAAAAGTTAATAGCAAGAATGTTACCACCTGAAAACATATCAGTTTCAGATTTATCAAAAGAAACAGGTGTAAGCAAATCTACATTACAAACATGGAAAACAAAAGCTGGAAACCCTAAAAATACTGAGAATAACACTGGGAAAAGAGTTGTAACCCCTAAAAATAAATTTTTAACAGTTATGGAGACTTATTTACTCTCAGAAGCAGAATTAGCAAGATATTGCTAAGAGAATAAAAGTTCTAGAGAAAGATTTGCGTTTTAAAGAAAAAGCACTAGCAGAAACGGCAGCATTACTAGTTCTTAGAAAAAAGTTACA includes:
- a CDS encoding transposase, whose translation is MTKGNGINKRYSKLEKEKLIARMLPPENISVSDLSKETGVSKSTLQTWKTKAGNPKNTENNTGKRVVTPKNKFLTVMETYLLSEAELARYC